The following proteins come from a genomic window of Blastococcus sp. HT6-30:
- a CDS encoding thiolase family protein encodes MTAAVADAPVIVAARRTPIGTAGRSLAACTAADLAAAVLTDLAADARTGTGPRASLREVVLGNCMGPGGDVARVAALQAGLPIAVPGLTVDRQCASGLAAVVLGATMLRGEVGTVLAGGVESASTAPWRSWPPRGDVPATRYERAPFAPSGLGDPDMGPAADLIAREHGITRAQQDEYAARSHARAMATQRAEGFAAEIVPVGGVSCDQRPRDGLTVERLGRLRPAFDPAGTVTAGNSCGINDGAAVVTLVDAATHRRQGGRGLRVIATATAGVDPRRPGLGIVPAAEQALDRAGISLGDVDVVELNEAFAGQILACCAALGLEPERVCPQGGALALGHPWGASGAVLAVRLFSQLARGDAGRYGLAAIAAGGGQGVAMVVEACG; translated from the coding sequence ATGACGGCCGCGGTCGCCGACGCCCCGGTCATCGTGGCGGCGCGCCGGACCCCGATCGGGACGGCGGGACGGTCCCTAGCCGCGTGCACGGCGGCCGATCTCGCCGCCGCCGTGCTCACGGACCTCGCGGCCGACGCGCGGACCGGCACCGGCCCACGCGCGTCGCTGCGCGAGGTGGTGCTGGGCAACTGCATGGGTCCGGGCGGGGACGTCGCCCGCGTGGCCGCCCTCCAGGCCGGCCTGCCGATCGCCGTCCCCGGCCTCACCGTCGACCGGCAGTGCGCCAGCGGCCTCGCGGCCGTCGTCCTCGGCGCCACCATGCTGCGTGGCGAGGTGGGGACCGTCCTGGCCGGGGGCGTGGAGTCCGCGTCCACGGCGCCGTGGCGGTCCTGGCCGCCGCGGGGCGACGTGCCCGCGACCCGCTACGAGCGGGCGCCCTTCGCCCCCTCCGGCCTGGGCGATCCGGACATGGGGCCGGCCGCCGACCTGATCGCCCGGGAGCACGGGATCACGCGCGCCCAGCAGGACGAGTACGCCGCCCGCTCCCATGCCCGTGCGATGGCGACCCAGCGAGCCGAGGGCTTCGCGGCCGAGATCGTGCCCGTGGGCGGTGTCTCCTGCGACCAGCGTCCGCGCGACGGTCTCACCGTCGAGCGGCTCGGGCGGCTGCGGCCGGCCTTCGACCCGGCAGGCACGGTGACCGCCGGAAACTCCTGCGGCATCAACGACGGCGCGGCGGTGGTCACCCTGGTCGATGCCGCGACCCACCGTCGGCAGGGAGGGCGGGGGCTCCGGGTGATCGCGACGGCGACCGCGGGCGTCGACCCCCGCCGCCCGGGGCTCGGCATCGTCCCCGCGGCGGAGCAGGCCCTCGACCGGGCCGGCATCTCCCTCGGGGACGTCGACGTCGTCGAGCTCAACGAGGCGTTCGCCGGCCAGATCCTCGCCTGCTGCGCCGCGTTGGGGCTGGAGCCCGAGCGGGTGTGCCCCCAGGGGGGCGCGCTGGCCCTCGGCCATCCCTGGGGGGCCTCGGGTGCGGTCCTCGCCGTCCGGCTGTTCTCCCAGCTGGCCCGCGGCGACGCGGGGCGTTACGGCCTCGCCGCCATCGCCGCGGGCGGTGGCCAGGGAGTGGCGATGGTCGTGGAGGCGTGCGGCTGA
- a CDS encoding MOSC domain-containing protein, translated as MSGTVLEIWRTPAAAEPMERVPAGRLVAGAGLEGDRYALGGGTWARYPDLEKQLTLIDVDDVAALAAETGAPLTPGDTRRNLLTRGISLPELVGRWFAVGDALLFGMKRCPPCTHLERLTGTRLVKAMAYRGGVNAAVFTGAAIAEGTEVRLLDEAEAARRGAPTGAGRPVPRRT; from the coding sequence GTGAGCGGGACCGTGCTGGAGATCTGGCGGACACCGGCGGCAGCCGAGCCGATGGAACGGGTTCCGGCCGGCCGGCTGGTCGCCGGCGCAGGGCTCGAGGGCGACCGCTACGCCCTGGGCGGCGGCACGTGGGCGCGGTACCCCGACCTGGAGAAGCAACTGACGCTCATCGACGTGGACGACGTCGCCGCGCTCGCCGCGGAGACCGGCGCGCCCCTGACGCCGGGCGACACGAGACGCAACCTGCTCACCCGCGGGATCAGCCTGCCCGAGCTCGTCGGCCGGTGGTTCGCCGTGGGCGACGCGTTGCTGTTCGGGATGAAGCGCTGCCCGCCGTGCACGCATCTGGAACGGCTGACCGGCACGCGGCTGGTCAAGGCGATGGCCTACCGGGGCGGGGTCAACGCGGCGGTGTTCACCGGCGCGGCGATCGCCGAGGGCACCGAGGTGCGGCTGCTCGACGAGGCCGAGGCCGCTCGCCGGGGAGCGCCGACCGGCGCCGGGCGGCCGGTGCCGCGCCGGACGTGA
- a CDS encoding energy-coupling factor transporter transmembrane component T — protein MTLALYVPVASPVHRAPAGLKLALLAGLGAGLFLVERLDVVLGALAAVAVLGLAAARLPLRALVAQVRPVWPWLAVLLVFHLVVTDWRTGTVAVSRLLTLVLAAAVVTATTRVTALVAVVEWLVRPLAVVGVRPARVGLVIAMTLRFVPLIAERAQRIREAQAARGATGMRVGMLVPLLVQVLRLAATLGEALDARGADAPVSPRRRRAGASAP, from the coding sequence GTGACGCTGGCGCTGTACGTGCCCGTCGCCAGCCCCGTGCACCGGGCGCCCGCCGGGCTGAAGCTCGCCCTGCTGGCCGGACTGGGCGCCGGCCTGTTCCTCGTGGAGCGGCTGGACGTGGTCCTCGGCGCGCTGGCTGCCGTGGCGGTGCTCGGGCTGGCCGCGGCCCGGCTGCCGCTGCGCGCCCTGGTCGCCCAGGTCCGTCCGGTATGGCCGTGGCTGGCGGTGCTGCTCGTGTTCCACCTCGTGGTCACCGACTGGCGCACCGGGACGGTCGCGGTCAGCCGGTTGCTGACACTGGTGCTGGCCGCCGCGGTGGTGACCGCGACGACGCGGGTCACCGCGCTGGTCGCCGTTGTGGAGTGGCTGGTCCGCCCGTTGGCGGTGGTCGGCGTGCGTCCGGCGCGGGTCGGCCTGGTGATCGCGATGACGCTGCGGTTCGTGCCCCTGATCGCCGAGCGCGCCCAACGCATCCGGGAGGCGCAGGCGGCGCGCGGCGCGACCGGGATGCGCGTGGGCATGCTGGTGCCGCTGCTGGTGCAGGTTCTCCGGCTGGCCGCCACGCTCGGTGAGGCGCTCGACGCCCGCGGGGCCGACGCCCCGGTGTCCCCGCGCCGCCGCCGTGCGGGAGCATCGGCGCCGTGA
- a CDS encoding ABC transporter ATP-binding protein has protein sequence MRWRRRAAEVAAAGALPRTALELRNVSHAYGDRPVLDDVTLTLGESRVGVVGANGSGKSTFARLLNGLVLPSAGSVLVDGLDTRTQLREVRRRVGFVFQDPDAQIVHPTVAEDVEFGLTNLGVPADERARRVEDVLTRYGLAGHHDHPAHLLSGGQKQLLAIAGVLVMQPQRVVFDEPTTLLDLANTRRVARVIAELEQDVVVVTHHLDLLAGFDRVLVFEDGRVAADGVPTETLRWYVDRLS, from the coding sequence GTGCGGTGGAGACGGCGCGCGGCCGAGGTCGCCGCGGCCGGCGCCCTGCCGCGGACGGCGCTCGAACTGCGGAACGTCTCGCACGCCTACGGTGACCGGCCGGTCCTGGACGACGTCACACTCACCCTGGGCGAGTCCCGGGTGGGTGTGGTGGGCGCCAACGGGTCGGGCAAGAGCACCTTCGCCCGACTCCTCAACGGCCTGGTGCTCCCGTCGGCGGGCAGCGTCCTCGTCGACGGGCTGGACACCCGGACACAACTGCGGGAGGTCCGCCGGCGGGTGGGCTTCGTGTTCCAGGACCCCGACGCACAGATCGTGCACCCCACCGTTGCCGAGGATGTCGAGTTCGGCCTGACCAACCTGGGGGTTCCCGCCGATGAGCGGGCGCGGCGGGTCGAGGACGTGCTCACGCGGTACGGACTGGCCGGGCACCACGACCACCCGGCGCACCTGCTCTCGGGCGGGCAGAAGCAGCTGCTCGCGATCGCCGGAGTCCTGGTGATGCAGCCGCAGCGGGTAGTTTTCGACGAACCCACGACGTTGCTGGACCTGGCCAACACCCGGCGCGTCGCCCGCGTCATCGCCGAGCTGGAGCAGGACGTCGTGGTCGTCACCCACCACCTGGACCTGCTGGCCGGGTTCGACCGGGTGCTCGTGTTCGAAGACGGTCGGGTGGCCGCCGACGGCGTCCCCACCGAGACGCTGCGCTGGTACGTGGACCGGTTGTCGTGA
- a CDS encoding biotin transporter BioY — protein sequence MKSRDLAYVALFAAIVAVLGLLPPVPVPGIPVPITAQTLGVMLAGSVLGARRGGLALLTFLAVVAVGAPLLSGGRGGLAVFVGPSAGYLYSWPIAAFVIGLLTQLTWRRFNLAWAMVANLVGGIVVIYAIGIPFTALFGDVSLTAAATGSLAFIPGDLVKAGAASVVAVAVRRAYPVIELPARRPAAG from the coding sequence GTGAAGTCCAGGGATCTCGCCTACGTCGCCCTGTTCGCGGCCATCGTCGCGGTGCTGGGCCTGCTGCCGCCGGTGCCCGTGCCGGGCATCCCGGTGCCGATCACCGCGCAGACCCTCGGCGTCATGCTGGCCGGCTCGGTGCTCGGTGCGCGCCGAGGCGGGCTGGCGCTGCTGACCTTCCTGGCCGTCGTCGCGGTCGGGGCGCCACTGCTGTCGGGCGGCCGCGGTGGGCTGGCCGTCTTCGTCGGCCCGTCCGCCGGATACCTCTACAGCTGGCCGATCGCCGCATTCGTCATCGGCCTCCTGACCCAGCTGACGTGGCGCAGGTTCAACTTGGCGTGGGCGATGGTGGCCAACCTGGTCGGCGGCATCGTGGTCATCTACGCGATCGGCATCCCGTTCACCGCCCTGTTCGGCGACGTCTCGCTGACGGCCGCGGCGACGGGCTCGCTCGCCTTCATCCCCGGAGACCTGGTGAAGGCGGGCGCCGCCTCCGTAGTGGCGGTGGCGGTGCGCCGGGCGTACCCGGTCATCGAGCTGCCCGCCCGACGGCCGGCGGCCGGCTGA
- a CDS encoding alpha-amylase family glycosyl hydrolase: MSPEPNRTLSTTDTDWWRDAVFYQIYIRSFADGNGDGVGDLAGIRSRLPYLADLGVDALWITPFYPSPMADHGYDVADPRDVEPVFGDLAEFDALLAEAHALGIRVTVDLVPNHSSHDHEWFQAAMAAGPGSPERARYLFRDGRGVDGREPPNNWPSVFGGPAWTRVPDGQWYLHIFAPEQPDLNFANPEVVADLEETMRFWLDRGVDGFRIDVAHGMAKPDGLPDMVPMDDTGLLDDHGPGDHRFDQDGVHVVHRRIRAVLDEYPGTMAVGEVWVSDDERLAQYLREDELQLAFNFKLLTAEWTPDGLRDAITHSLAAVDGTPAPACWVLSNHDRPRHVTRYGGGDLGTRRARAAALLQLALPGAAYLYNGDELGMPDVDLPDAVLQDPMWFRSGGAERGRDACRIPVPWSGTGPSYGFSTRPDTWLPMPGGWGRLTAAAQRDDDGSMLSLYRKALELRASSSAFTGEDVQWVQAPDRCVAFRRPGGLVCLVNLSGADVPLPEGQVLLASGPVDGGTVPDDTAVWLQA; encoded by the coding sequence GTGAGCCCGGAGCCGAACCGCACCCTGTCCACGACCGACACCGACTGGTGGCGGGACGCGGTCTTCTACCAGATCTACATCCGCAGCTTCGCCGACGGGAACGGTGACGGTGTGGGCGACCTGGCCGGCATCCGGTCGCGGCTGCCCTACCTCGCCGACCTCGGTGTCGACGCGCTGTGGATCACGCCGTTCTACCCCTCACCGATGGCCGACCACGGCTACGACGTCGCCGACCCCCGCGACGTCGAGCCGGTGTTCGGCGACCTGGCCGAGTTCGACGCGCTGCTCGCCGAGGCGCACGCGCTGGGCATCCGGGTGACCGTCGACCTGGTGCCCAACCACAGCTCCCACGACCACGAGTGGTTCCAGGCGGCCATGGCGGCCGGTCCGGGCTCGCCGGAACGGGCCCGCTACCTGTTCCGCGACGGCCGCGGGGTGGACGGCAGGGAGCCGCCGAACAACTGGCCCTCGGTGTTCGGCGGGCCGGCGTGGACCCGCGTGCCCGACGGGCAGTGGTATCTGCACATCTTCGCCCCGGAGCAGCCGGACCTGAACTTCGCCAACCCGGAGGTCGTGGCCGACCTCGAGGAGACGATGCGGTTCTGGCTCGACCGCGGGGTGGACGGCTTTCGCATCGACGTCGCCCACGGCATGGCCAAGCCCGACGGCCTGCCCGACATGGTGCCGATGGACGACACGGGGCTGCTCGACGACCACGGCCCCGGCGACCACCGGTTCGACCAGGACGGCGTGCACGTGGTGCACCGCCGCATCCGGGCGGTGCTCGACGAGTACCCCGGCACGATGGCGGTCGGCGAGGTCTGGGTGTCCGACGACGAGCGGCTGGCCCAGTACCTGCGCGAGGACGAGCTGCAGCTGGCGTTCAACTTCAAGCTGCTCACCGCCGAGTGGACCCCCGACGGGCTGCGGGACGCGATCACCCACTCGCTCGCCGCGGTCGACGGCACGCCCGCGCCGGCCTGCTGGGTGCTGTCCAACCACGACCGCCCCCGGCACGTGACCCGCTACGGCGGTGGCGACCTCGGCACCCGGCGGGCCCGGGCGGCGGCGCTGCTGCAGCTGGCGCTGCCGGGTGCGGCGTACCTCTACAACGGCGACGAGCTCGGCATGCCCGACGTCGACCTGCCCGACGCGGTGCTGCAGGACCCGATGTGGTTCCGCTCCGGCGGCGCCGAGCGAGGCCGCGACGCCTGCCGGATCCCGGTGCCCTGGTCGGGCACCGGGCCCTCCTACGGGTTCTCCACGCGTCCCGACACCTGGCTGCCCATGCCGGGAGGCTGGGGCCGGCTGACCGCTGCGGCGCAGCGTGACGACGACGGTTCGATGCTGTCGCTGTACCGGAAGGCGCTGGAGCTGCGCGCGTCCTCCTCTGCGTTCACCGGGGAAGACGTGCAGTGGGTACAGGCACCCGACCGTTGTGTTGCGTTCCGCCGTCCCGGTGGGCTGGTCTGCCTGGTGAACCTGTCCGGCGCGGACGTGCCGCTGCCGGAGGGGCAGGTGCTGCTCGCCAGCGGGCCGGTGGACGGCGGGACCGTGCCCGACGACACAGCGGTGTGGCTCCAGGCGTGA
- a CDS encoding globin, giving the protein MSESRRSLPSARTFYDEIGGAETFRRLVSRFYAGVRTDPVLVPMYPQDDWEGAETRLRGFLEQYWGGPTTYSEQRGHPRLRMRHAPFAIGPAERDAWLTHMRDAVDSLELPPDQDATLWAYLEMAARSMQNR; this is encoded by the coding sequence ATGAGCGAGTCGAGGCGGTCCCTGCCGTCGGCACGGACCTTCTACGACGAGATCGGCGGCGCGGAGACCTTCCGGCGACTGGTCAGCCGCTTCTACGCCGGTGTCCGCACCGACCCGGTGCTCGTGCCGATGTACCCCCAGGACGACTGGGAGGGTGCGGAGACCCGCCTGCGCGGTTTCCTGGAGCAGTACTGGGGTGGGCCGACGACCTACTCCGAGCAGCGCGGGCACCCGCGGCTGCGCATGCGGCACGCGCCCTTCGCCATCGGCCCCGCCGAGCGCGACGCCTGGCTGACCCACATGCGCGACGCCGTCGACTCGCTGGAACTGCCCCCCGACCAGGACGCGACGCTCTGGGCATACCTGGAGATGGCCGCGCGCAGCATGCAGAACCGCTGA
- a CDS encoding MFS transporter: MRQATFREVFAVGEFRPLFGTFVLSAAGDELARVALTVLVYARTSSPLLAALTFAISHLPWLLGGPLLSTLADRLPRHRVLIATDAARAVLVALMAIPGTPLPVLLGLLFVVGLCAPPFESARSALMADVLDGDRYAVATSLTGITLQLAQVAGFLAGGALAAALSPSAALLVDAATFLVSAVWLWARLEPRPAPVAEGGGAPGSLWRDTAAGLRLIRRSPRLLAIVGVLWVTTGFVYASEGIAAPLVDSLGQGTTAVGILLAANPLGVTIGGLVIARLVPPARRERLVAPLVVVSLAPVLVGGLVAAAAGPGAVPFWVLVGMLFVSGLGAAWSIPLNVAFVQAVPSAYRGRAFGVAASGLAGVQGLGALGAGLAAEAFSPSVVVALSGVIGMIAVAPALMAYRRTRDPADVRTKAEGASGA; the protein is encoded by the coding sequence GTGCGCCAGGCGACCTTCCGCGAGGTCTTCGCCGTCGGTGAGTTCCGGCCGCTGTTCGGCACCTTCGTGCTCTCCGCAGCCGGGGACGAGCTGGCGCGCGTCGCCCTGACCGTGCTGGTGTACGCCCGGACGTCGTCGCCGCTGCTCGCCGCGCTGACCTTCGCCATCAGCCACCTGCCCTGGCTGCTCGGCGGGCCGCTGCTGTCCACGCTGGCCGACCGGCTCCCCCGCCATCGGGTGCTGATCGCCACCGACGCCGCCCGCGCGGTCCTCGTCGCGCTCATGGCGATCCCCGGGACGCCGCTCCCCGTGCTGCTGGGCCTCCTCTTCGTCGTCGGCCTGTGCGCCCCCCCGTTCGAGTCGGCCCGGTCGGCCCTGATGGCTGACGTGCTCGACGGGGACAGGTACGCCGTCGCCACGTCCCTCACCGGCATCACCCTGCAGCTCGCCCAGGTCGCCGGGTTCCTCGCCGGCGGCGCGCTGGCCGCCGCGCTCAGCCCCTCGGCCGCGCTGCTGGTGGACGCCGCGACCTTCCTCGTCTCCGCCGTCTGGCTCTGGGCGCGGCTCGAGCCGCGCCCGGCCCCCGTCGCCGAGGGCGGCGGTGCGCCCGGATCGCTGTGGCGGGACACCGCGGCGGGCCTGCGCCTCATCCGCCGCAGCCCCCGGCTGCTGGCCATCGTCGGCGTCCTGTGGGTGACGACGGGCTTCGTGTACGCCTCCGAAGGGATCGCCGCCCCGCTGGTGGACTCCCTCGGTCAGGGAACGACGGCGGTCGGCATCCTTCTCGCGGCCAACCCGCTCGGGGTCACCATCGGCGGGCTGGTCATCGCGCGCCTGGTCCCGCCGGCGCGGCGTGAGCGACTCGTCGCCCCGCTCGTCGTGGTCTCCCTCGCACCCGTGCTGGTCGGTGGCCTGGTCGCGGCGGCGGCCGGGCCCGGCGCGGTGCCGTTCTGGGTGCTGGTCGGGATGCTGTTCGTCTCCGGGCTCGGCGCGGCGTGGTCGATCCCGCTCAACGTCGCCTTCGTCCAGGCGGTACCCAGCGCCTACCGCGGGCGCGCGTTCGGCGTGGCGGCCAGCGGGCTGGCCGGCGTGCAGGGGCTCGGCGCGCTCGGCGCGGGCCTCGCCGCGGAGGCGTTCAGCCCGAGCGTCGTGGTGGCGCTCTCCGGCGTGATCGGAATGATCGCGGTCGCCCCGGCGCTGATGGCCTATCGGCGGACCCGCGACCCGGCGGACGTCCGGACCAAGGCTGAGGGAGCATCAGGGGCATGA